GCTCATATTAACAGAGCTGAAACGGAAAATGAAGCGCAGGAATTTATTCAAGCAATAAAAAAGAAGCATTGGGATGCTACCCACAACTGCTCTGCTTATCACATTGGTGAGCATGATCAAATTCAAAAAGCCAATGATGACGGCGAACCAAGTGGAACTGCTGGCGTCCCCATCCTTGAAGTTTTGAAAAAAAGAAAGCTAAAGGACACGGTTGTCGTCATTACCCGATACTTTGGCGGGATTAAATTGGGTGCCGGTGGCTTAATCCGCGCTTACGGCAAAGCAACATCAGAAAGCTTAGACACAGTTGGCATTGTCGAAAGGAAGCTTACGCAAATTATTCACGTGAAAATGGACTATACCTGGCTTGGGAAAATTGAAAAAGAACTCCGGGCCTCCGAATATAAAATAAAAGAAATTCACTACTTAGATATCGTCGAAGTCGAGATATACGTTGACGAAAGTCATGTCCAACCATTCATGGACTGGATGGTGGAGCTGACAAACGGCCAATGTACGATAGAAAAAGGAGAAACCGCTTATCTAGAAATTGATATTTGTAGGTAAATGGCAGTATATCTTGAGGATGATTATATTCGGTTTTTAAAAAGAAGACAATTGGGAAAAAAATAGAAAGGGGCTCCAGCAGAGTCCCTTCAAATTTATTAGCGGTTTTTAGATGGAGAGAATCTTAAGGTCTGGAGCATGTTTAACAACGGGCGATAGTTTTGCCCCATAAGTCCTATTTTTTCAGCGATTAGCTCAATTACAAGGATGATGATTCCAACTAAGACAATTGCCCCCCCTATTCGTGCTTGGGAAAATATAACTGCAACTAGTCCGAAGAATACTGACATGGCATAAATAATCAAAACAGTTTGACGGTGTGTATAGCCTAATCGCAACATACAGTGATGCAAATGTGATTTATCTGGTGCGGATAAGGGTTGTTTATTTTTGATTCTCCTTATGATTGCGAATATTGTATCAGAAATTGGAACTCCGAGAATAAGGATTGGGATGACAAAAGAAATAAATGTTACATTTTTAAAACCAAGCAGCGATAAGACCGAAATTGAAAATCCTAAGAAAAGTGCCCCGGTATCCCCCATGAAAATACTTGCTGGATGAAAATTGTAAAACAAAAAACCCAGCGTACTTGCCAGCAGGATTAAACCTACTGTAGCTACAAACAAATGCCCTTGAATCAGTGCTAATCCTGAAATGGTGATTAAAGCAATCGAAGATACTCCAGCAGCTAACCCATCAAGTCCATCAATTAAGTTGATGGCATTCGTTATTCCTACAATCCAAAGAATGGTTAAGGGGATACTTAAAAATCCAAATTGTAACTGTCCACCAAATGGAAGGTTTATAAATGCTATTTGCAGGTCGCCCAAAAAAACAACGCTACAGGCAGCAGCCAATTGACCAAGTAGCTTATATTTTACTGGCAGTTCTAAAAGATCATCTAAAACACCCGTGATAACAATAATCACGCAGCCAATCCAAATCGTAAAAGAGTATGTGTTTTCGGGCTTTAATATAAAAATACCGACCATAAAACTTATGAATATCGCTAAGCCTCCAAGTCTTGGCATAATCGACTGGTGGACCTTCCGCTGATTTGGCCGATCAGTTGCACCAATAACAAAGGCTATTTTTTTTATAAGTGGTGTAATAAGAATGGAAACAACAAAACATACTATCAAGGTAAGATAAAGCATCAAACATCCTCCTTGTTAGTCAGTTTGTCCATAAAAGGCAAAATGAAAACAAAGAAGAAATAGTAAAAAAAGGAAATATATAAATAAATTTTTTCTAAAAAAAGAGGCAATTCCCAAAGGAACCACCTCTTTTATAATGACGGATTACTTAATCCAAGCCCCGTCTTTTCCTACTTTATATCCGCTGATTGTAGTGCTGGCAGCCATACTTCCGTCATTGTATAGGAAATACCATTTGCCTCCAGTTTGTATCCAGCCTTTTTGCATTGCACCAGATGGTTTGAAGAAGTACCATTTGTTTTTTACTTTTATCCAACCTGTTTGCAGTGCTCCGGATTCTCCTAAGTAGTACCAAGTTTTGCCTTCTTCTACCCAGCCTGTTTGCATTGCACCAGATGCTCCAAGATAGTACCACTTGTTTTGATAGTGAACCCATCCTGTTTTCATATGGCCATTGATTGGATCTAGATAGTACCACTTATGATCCTTATCTAATACCCAACCTGTTTGCATAACGCTATTTTCGCCAAATAGATACCATTTTCCGTTAATCTTTGCCCAATCATCGGTTTCAGGTAATCCAGTTGAAGGGTTAAAGTAATACCATTTTCCATCGACTTCTTGCCAGCCTTTTACAGCTTGTTTTACTTTAAAACTTGCTGTAGCAGTATTGCCAAATAAATCTGTTGTTGCAATTTTAACAATTGTTCCAACTTTTTGTTTTTTGATTTTTACTGAGAAATCACCTAAATTGTCTGCTTTTCCTTCACCGATGACATCATTTCCAACCTTTACAACCACTTGCGCATAAGGGTCAGTTTTTCCATCTAGAACCTTCGTTGCATTGTTTAAGTACCAAATAGTCGTATCAGCAATTACCTTATCAGCCTTTAAGAATCTATTTTCGTATTTAGCAAGGATTGGTTCTTCAAAGTTCTGAACATAGTTTACAAACGCATCAAGGTCTGTAGGTCCTTGGACTTTATCAGTACCTTTAAGAAGTGCACCATAGCCATCACCGCCGCCAGCCATGAAGTTGTTTACTGTAATGGTGTACTTGCCGTCTGGCTTAATTGGTGTTCCATCTTCTTCGTAAATGTCAAGAATTCTTTCCATATATGGTTTTGAATCATCATATGTGTAGAATAATCCTGAAATTTGCAGCATTTTTGCACGCGTTGGATCTGCCCATTGTTGGTTTAGCAGCTCTCTTAGAACATCACCTGTTACTGTCATTTTAATAAGGTCATTACCAAATGGCTGTACCTTAAATAATTCACCCCAAGTAATGTCACCAGCGTTGATGTCGTTACGAATACCGCCTGGATTCATGAACGCCATTTGTGTTCCCATTTGCCAGCGCATAGAGTCAGCAATAATATTACCTAAAACTTGCTCACCGCTTGCATTCGGAGTTCTTGTTAATTCAACTTCAGTTTCGCCAATTTTTCTGTTAAGGATTGGTTCAACTGTGTCTTTGTATTCTTTAAGCTCTTTTTGAATCTTAGCATCAGGTGTAATTTGAGAATGTAAAGTATCTACAACATCTGCTGTTGTTTTATCCTTTATTACATCTCCAGTAATTGAATCAATCGTTAAATCAATATCAGAGAAGGCAGTACCATATGACCAAGATTGTACGACTGTGATGCCATTTACTACAGCTCTTAAATATTTGTGATCATGTGCGCCATAAATGACGTCAACTTCTGGGTCAACTTTTTTAGTGAATTCAACAACTTCCCCAGTTGCACCAGTTCCATCAGTTTTAGATGATCCTGGATTATGTGCAAGAACGACAATAGATTTAACGCCCTTAGCTTGTAATTCTTTAGTATATTTATTAATCGCAGTTACTTCATCAGTAAATTTAACATTTTTTACTGCAGATTTTATAACGATTTCTGGAGTTACTGTTGTAACAACACCGATAATACCAATCTTAACTCCATCAACTTCTTTAATTACATATGGGTCAAGAATTAGCTTACCAGTATCTTCATACTCAACGTTTGCTGCAACATATGGGAAATCAGCGCCTTCAAATTTGCCATACTTGTCAACTGTTGCTGGGTGTGAGCCACCATTGATTAAGCGAAGCATTTCTTGAACGCCTTCATCAAATTCGTGGTTACCAATTGTACCAGCATCAAAGCCAATCTCGTTTAAGAAGCGAATAGTTGGCTCATCTTGTAATAATGCAGATACCGGAGCACTCGCACCTACAGCGTCACCGGCGTGAAGCATTAATGTATTAGCAGGGTTTGTTGCTTCCCTTTGCTTCAAATAGGCTGCAAGGTATTCAATCCCACCTGAGTAATCGACAACTTTATTGTCTTTGTCTTTAATTTCCCTCCAACTATCAAGCTGACCATGGAAATCGTTGATTCCTAATAATTGAACGTGAACGTTTTGGTCAAGTTCATATGTTTGGTATCCTGGTTTTGTTGAAGAAGCACCAAGGTCTTTCACGTTTGGTGTTTGACCAAGATATGTAGCCGCAGCCGGTGAAGAATTAAATGTTAATACTGCATTACCACCAACAGGAGCAATTTTCCAGTTGTTATCTGCTACTGGATTAACTGTGCCTTGTGTTTTAATATAGTCCATTAACAATTCACGATTTTCATACGGTGAATCGATTACAACTTCGCCGCCCTTAATAGGGAAACCGCCAC
The DNA window shown above is from Neobacillus sp. WH10 and carries:
- a CDS encoding bifunctional 2',3'-cyclic-nucleotide 2'-phosphodiesterase/3'-nucleotidase, whose amino-acid sequence is MKRKINRSLKRKMLNSSLAAVLALTTIPLNIFPSAAKAEGTAANTATLRILETTDLHSNVMPYDYYQDTDKNINFGLAKTATLIQKARSEVSNSMLFDAGDLIQGNPLADYVARGEHKLGPNDTHPIFKAMNYLKYDAGIVGNHEFNYGLDYLNDVMQEAQFPIVNANIYYDDKDGNPDNDKNYFTPYKIVDKTIKDNAGKEHVIKVGVIGFAPPQIMQWDKDNLTGKVIAKDIVKEANKFIPEMKQAGADVIVAIAHSGCDIVAEGQELAENAVFDLTKVPGIDAMLFGHAHLNFPGDKSFNGNENIDNVNGKINGTQAVEAGYWGNNLGVLDLALVQDTNGKWIVDKANSKSVNRPVDATTGRDEEIVKAVEKEHQGTIEYVRGKIGETTIPMHSYFSRVMDDPSVQIVNNAQIEYAKKWINNPVNGLNELKDLPIISAAAPFKGGRGGVGDFTNIPKGELSIKSANDLYLFNNTFKAVKLTGKQVREWLEMSASQFKKIDPNNGSQELLDYDFRPYNYDVIDGIKYQIDVTQPRRYNWEKGTVENDNAHRIINFTMMDGTPIKDDQEFIVATNNYRASGGGGFPIKGGEVVIDSPYENRELLMDYIKTQGTVNPVADNNWKIAPVGGNAVLTFNSSPAAATYLGQTPNVKDLGASSTKPGYQTYELDQNVHVQLLGINDFHGQLDSWREIKDKDNKVVDYSGGIEYLAAYLKQREATNPANTLMLHAGDAVGASAPVSALLQDEPTIRFLNEIGFDAGTIGNHEFDEGVQEMLRLINGGSHPATVDKYGKFEGADFPYVAANVEYEDTGKLILDPYVIKEVDGVKIGIIGVVTTVTPEIVIKSAVKNVKFTDEVTAINKYTKELQAKGVKSIVVLAHNPGSSKTDGTGATGEVVEFTKKVDPEVDVIYGAHDHKYLRAVVNGITVVQSWSYGTAFSDIDLTIDSITGDVIKDKTTADVVDTLHSQITPDAKIQKELKEYKDTVEPILNRKIGETEVELTRTPNASGEQVLGNIIADSMRWQMGTQMAFMNPGGIRNDINAGDITWGELFKVQPFGNDLIKMTVTGDVLRELLNQQWADPTRAKMLQISGLFYTYDDSKPYMERILDIYEEDGTPIKPDGKYTITVNNFMAGGGDGYGALLKGTDKVQGPTDLDAFVNYVQNFEEPILAKYENRFLKADKVIADTTIWYLNNATKVLDGKTDPYAQVVVKVGNDVIGEGKADNLGDFSVKIKKQKVGTIVKIATTDLFGNTATASFKVKQAVKGWQEVDGKWYYFNPSTGLPETDDWAKINGKWYLFGENSVMQTGWVLDKDHKWYYLDPINGHMKTGWVHYQNKWYYLGASGAMQTGWVEEGKTWYYLGESGALQTGWIKVKNKWYFFKPSGAMQKGWIQTGGKWYFLYNDGSMAASTTISGYKVGKDGAWIK
- a CDS encoding YigZ family protein: MLPRYYTVKQAGEHEINIQRSRFIAHINRAETENEAQEFIQAIKKKHWDATHNCSAYHIGEHDQIQKANDDGEPSGTAGVPILEVLKKRKLKDTVVVITRYFGGIKLGAGGLIRAYGKATSESLDTVGIVERKLTQIIHVKMDYTWLGKIEKELRASEYKIKEIHYLDIVEVEIYVDESHVQPFMDWMVELTNGQCTIEKGETAYLEIDICR
- a CDS encoding MraY family glycosyltransferase produces the protein MLYLTLIVCFVVSILITPLIKKIAFVIGATDRPNQRKVHQSIMPRLGGLAIFISFMVGIFILKPENTYSFTIWIGCVIIVITGVLDDLLELPVKYKLLGQLAAACSVVFLGDLQIAFINLPFGGQLQFGFLSIPLTILWIVGITNAINLIDGLDGLAAGVSSIALITISGLALIQGHLFVATVGLILLASTLGFLFYNFHPASIFMGDTGALFLGFSISVLSLLGFKNVTFISFVIPILILGVPISDTIFAIIRRIKNKQPLSAPDKSHLHHCMLRLGYTHRQTVLIIYAMSVFFGLVAVIFSQARIGGAIVLVGIIILVIELIAEKIGLMGQNYRPLLNMLQTLRFSPSKNR